Proteins co-encoded in one Alcanivorax sp. genomic window:
- the cysG gene encoding siroheme synthase CysG, producing MEFLPISWRLQGKQALLVGGGEVALRKGRLLHRSGALLRVVAPDVCAELRHIVAEGTGQLVERSFEAADLAGAAMVVCATDDSALNARIAELATQQNIPVNVVDNPALGDFIFPAIVDRSPVLISISSSGASPVLARKLRSQIESSLPARWGRLADLMAKFRQPLKQKLDNVGARRLFWEQTLDSPVVEKVLAGKDSEAESMLAEAIASADSEQLSQGEVYLVGAGPGDPDLLTFRALRLLQKADVVLYDRLVGKGIVDLARRDAELVYVGKARDKHALPQDNINELLVHYAKQGKKVCRLKGGDPFIFGRGGEEIDLIVQQGINFQVVPGITAASGCAAYGGIPLTHRDHAQSVRFVTGHRKDGTVTLDWEHLVSETETVVFYMGLVGLRQICQQLMAHGRKGDTPIALVSRGTTNLQEVITGTLDSLPDEIEGREIHAPTLIIVGSVVSLHPKFEWFR from the coding sequence ATGGAATTCCTACCCATCAGTTGGCGACTGCAGGGCAAACAGGCTCTGTTAGTCGGCGGCGGTGAAGTGGCCTTGCGCAAAGGTCGTCTTTTGCACCGATCAGGTGCGTTATTGCGTGTTGTTGCTCCTGATGTGTGCGCCGAGCTGCGCCACATTGTGGCAGAAGGGACAGGGCAGCTTGTTGAGCGCAGCTTTGAAGCGGCGGATCTGGCAGGGGCAGCCATGGTGGTCTGTGCTACCGATGATTCAGCCCTCAACGCACGGATCGCCGAACTGGCCACACAGCAAAATATTCCTGTGAATGTGGTGGATAACCCCGCGCTGGGCGATTTTATCTTTCCCGCGATTGTGGATCGTTCGCCCGTTCTGATCAGTATCAGCTCCTCTGGCGCCTCACCGGTGCTGGCGCGAAAGCTGCGTAGCCAGATTGAATCCAGCTTGCCGGCCCGCTGGGGTCGCCTGGCTGATCTGATGGCCAAATTCCGTCAACCGCTCAAGCAGAAACTGGATAACGTGGGGGCCCGGCGCCTGTTCTGGGAGCAGACTCTGGACAGCCCTGTTGTGGAAAAGGTGTTGGCAGGCAAGGACAGTGAAGCAGAGTCCATGCTTGCAGAGGCTATTGCCAGCGCCGACAGTGAGCAGCTCAGTCAGGGTGAGGTGTATTTGGTGGGAGCCGGGCCCGGTGATCCGGATCTGCTCACCTTCCGAGCCTTGCGCTTGTTGCAGAAGGCGGATGTGGTGCTTTACGACCGTCTGGTAGGGAAGGGGATCGTGGATCTGGCCCGCCGTGATGCGGAACTGGTCTATGTGGGCAAGGCCCGCGACAAGCACGCCTTGCCCCAGGACAACATCAACGAGCTGTTGGTCCACTACGCAAAACAGGGCAAGAAAGTTTGCCGACTGAAAGGCGGAGACCCGTTTATTTTTGGACGTGGCGGGGAAGAGATCGACCTGATTGTCCAGCAAGGCATCAATTTCCAGGTGGTTCCCGGCATTACCGCGGCAAGCGGCTGTGCTGCCTACGGCGGTATTCCGCTGACGCACCGTGATCACGCCCAGTCTGTGCGCTTTGTTACCGGCCACCGTAAGGATGGCACGGTGACACTGGACTGGGAGCATCTGGTCAGTGAAACCGAGACGGTGGTGTTTTACATGGGGCTGGTGGGGCTACGGCAGATCTGCCAGCAGCTCATGGCCCATGGTCGCAAGGGGGATACCCCCATCGCACTGGTATCTCGGGGCACCACGAACCTTCAGGAAGTCATCACCGGCACACTGGACAGCCTGCCTGACGAAATCGAAGGGCGCGAGATCCATGCGCCGACCCTGATCATCGTTGGCAGCGTTGTCAGTTTGCATCCCAAGTTTGAATGGTTCAGATAG
- a CDS encoding arginyltransferase, translating to MTDLSTLRFFRTPAHACSYLEDRQASTLFVDPQATMSPALYSELSLLGFRRSGDYLYRPHCEDCSACIPARVRVSDFQPRRRHRRIRKINQDLVVSREPARFTRELYSLYADYINQRHGDGDMYPPSEEQFTNFLTCDWADTHFYCFREQGKLRAVAVTDQLEDGLSAVYTFFDPNRHERSLGVMALLWQIEQCQRLNLPYLYLGYWIDQCQKMSYKNQYQPLEILRSGAWKDLPERDK from the coding sequence ATGACAGATCTTTCCACCCTGCGTTTTTTCCGGACCCCGGCCCATGCCTGCAGTTATCTGGAAGACCGGCAGGCTTCAACCCTGTTTGTGGACCCCCAGGCCACAATGTCACCGGCGCTCTACAGCGAACTGAGCCTGCTGGGGTTTCGTCGTAGCGGCGACTACCTGTACCGCCCGCATTGTGAAGACTGCTCTGCCTGCATCCCGGCCAGGGTGCGGGTCAGCGATTTCCAGCCGCGACGGCGGCACCGCCGTATCCGCAAAATCAACCAGGATCTGGTGGTCAGCCGTGAACCGGCACGCTTCACCCGTGAGCTGTACAGCCTGTATGCCGATTACATCAATCAGCGCCATGGTGATGGTGACATGTATCCGCCCTCCGAGGAGCAGTTTACCAACTTCCTGACCTGTGACTGGGCAGATACCCACTTCTACTGTTTTCGGGAACAGGGCAAGTTGCGGGCCGTAGCCGTCACCGACCAGCTGGAGGATGGCCTCTCCGCGGTCTATACCTTCTTCGACCCCAATCGTCATGAACGTAGCCTGGGCGTTATGGCCCTGCTATGGCAGATTGAGCAATGCCAGCGCCTCAACCTGCCCTACCTGTATCTGGGTTACTGGATCGATCAGTGCCAGAAAATGAGCTACAAAAACCAGTACCAGCCCCTGGAAATATTGCGCAGCGGCGCCTGGAAGGACCTCCCCGAGCGGGACAAATAG
- the aat gene encoding leucyl/phenylalanyl-tRNA--protein transferase produces the protein MVPWLEPGAPFPDTRDALTDPDGLLAAGADLSPGTLIRAYSAGIFPWYDADYQPILWWSPAPRCVFYPDQIHVSRSLKRHINKTEFTVTLNQAFSSVMTLCAGPRRDGGGTWISSEMISAYLRLHQMGYAHSLEIWQEGQIAGGIYGIQLGRVFFGESMVSPRLNGSKMALVALKQLASTLDIALLDAQVENDHLTRMGASMIDRDTFRQHLAHWIPAAPEPSIWPQTHWHGSELLDYKKPT, from the coding sequence ATGGTGCCATGGCTTGAACCGGGAGCTCCCTTTCCCGATACCCGTGACGCCCTCACCGACCCGGACGGCCTGTTGGCCGCCGGGGCGGACCTGAGCCCAGGCACGCTGATCCGGGCTTATTCTGCCGGCATCTTCCCCTGGTATGATGCGGATTATCAGCCCATCCTGTGGTGGTCCCCCGCCCCCCGTTGTGTCTTCTATCCCGACCAGATCCATGTCAGCCGCAGTCTGAAACGGCACATCAACAAGACAGAATTCACCGTAACGCTGAATCAGGCGTTTTCATCGGTGATGACCCTGTGTGCAGGGCCACGCCGTGACGGTGGCGGTACCTGGATCAGTTCAGAAATGATCAGTGCTTATCTGCGACTTCATCAGATGGGCTATGCGCATAGCCTTGAAATCTGGCAAGAAGGCCAGATAGCTGGCGGGATCTATGGTATCCAGCTTGGCCGGGTCTTCTTTGGGGAGTCCATGGTGTCCCCCCGGCTCAATGGCTCAAAAATGGCCCTGGTAGCCCTGAAGCAGCTGGCCTCGACCCTGGACATCGCCCTGCTGGATGCCCAGGTAGAAAACGACCACCTGACCCGCATGGGTGCCAGCATGATTGACCGGGACACCTTTCGTCAGCATCTGGCGCACTGGATCCCCGCTGCCCCGGAGCCGTCCATCTGGCCCCAGACCCACTGGCACGGCTCAGAACTGCTGGATTACAAAAAACCTACCTGA
- a CDS encoding CrcB family protein — MTEASLLPWLAVAGGGALGACLRFGTTLWLGVPTMPSWPWATFSVNLLGSFLFGLLTVALATMTQSETLRLAIMTGMLGALTTFSTFSFELVRMVEVKALGLAAGYAITSVLACLTLAGAGLMLGRLIFE; from the coding sequence ATGACTGAAGCAAGTCTGCTTCCCTGGCTTGCCGTGGCGGGCGGTGGAGCGCTGGGAGCCTGTCTGCGTTTTGGCACCACCTTGTGGCTGGGGGTGCCGACCATGCCGTCCTGGCCCTGGGCGACCTTCTCGGTGAATCTGCTGGGCAGTTTCCTGTTTGGGCTGCTCACGGTAGCGCTGGCGACCATGACCCAGAGCGAAACCTTGCGCCTTGCCATCATGACCGGCATGCTCGGCGCGCTGACCACCTTCTCTACCTTCTCCTTCGAGCTGGTGAGGATGGTAGAAGTCAAAGCACTGGGGCTGGCCGCGGGCTATGCGATAACGTCAGTGCTGGCCTGTCTGACTCTTGCGGGAGCCGGGCTGATGCTGGGACGGCTGATTTTTGAATAG
- a CDS encoding replication-associated recombination protein A: protein MNDLFAADNAQQAQPLAARLRPASLDDYVGQQHLVGPGKPLRQALERGQLHSMILWGPPGTGKTTLALILAQAVDAAFVTLSAVLSGVKDIRSEVEQAQIRLAQGRRTVLFVDEVHRFNKSQQDAFLPHVEDGTITFIGATTENPSFELNNALLSRARVYRLRSLAAEDLSGLLARALKEPRLNGMTVQEDAAELLLNYADGDARRLLNMLEVAADLAEGDSPEIDAELMREVLRDAVRRFDKGGDLFYDQISALHKSVRGSDPDAALYWFARMLDGGCDPLYLARRVVRMASEDIGNADPRALTLCLQAWDVQERLGSPEGELAIAQAIAYLAVAPKSNAVYMAYNRARALVREKPTNEVPLHLRNAPTQLMKDEGYGAEYHYAHDFPDAFVDGENYFPASLRETRLYEPVKRGLEIKVADKLARLRQRNADSDWHRYPSAGGESDD from the coding sequence ATGAACGATCTGTTTGCCGCCGACAATGCCCAGCAAGCGCAGCCTCTGGCTGCGCGCCTGCGTCCTGCCAGTCTGGATGACTATGTCGGGCAGCAGCACCTTGTCGGCCCGGGCAAACCCTTGCGACAGGCTCTGGAGCGCGGCCAACTGCACTCCATGATTCTCTGGGGCCCACCGGGCACCGGCAAGACTACCCTGGCGCTGATTCTTGCCCAGGCGGTGGATGCCGCCTTTGTTACTCTCTCTGCCGTACTGTCCGGGGTAAAGGATATTCGCTCGGAAGTGGAGCAGGCGCAGATCCGACTTGCCCAGGGCCGCCGCACCGTCCTGTTCGTTGACGAAGTCCACCGTTTCAACAAGTCCCAGCAGGATGCTTTTCTGCCCCATGTTGAAGACGGCACCATCACCTTTATTGGCGCTACCACCGAGAATCCGTCCTTTGAACTTAACAACGCCCTGTTGTCACGGGCGCGGGTCTACCGGTTGCGTTCGCTGGCCGCGGAGGATCTCTCGGGGCTGCTTGCCCGGGCTCTCAAGGAGCCGCGCCTGAATGGCATGACGGTTCAGGAGGACGCAGCAGAGCTGTTACTGAATTACGCCGATGGGGATGCCCGCCGATTGCTGAACATGCTGGAAGTGGCGGCGGATCTGGCAGAAGGGGATTCCCCGGAAATCGATGCGGAGCTGATGCGCGAGGTACTGCGTGATGCGGTGCGGCGCTTCGACAAGGGCGGAGACCTGTTCTACGACCAGATCAGTGCCTTGCACAAATCCGTCAGAGGTTCGGACCCGGATGCGGCGTTGTACTGGTTCGCCCGCATGCTTGATGGCGGTTGCGATCCTCTTTACCTGGCGCGGCGGGTAGTGCGCATGGCCAGCGAGGATATTGGTAATGCCGACCCGCGAGCCTTGACGCTGTGCCTGCAAGCCTGGGATGTACAGGAGCGGCTGGGTAGTCCGGAAGGAGAGCTGGCCATCGCCCAGGCGATTGCCTATCTGGCCGTGGCACCCAAGAGCAATGCGGTCTACATGGCCTATAATCGAGCTCGTGCGCTGGTGAGGGAAAAACCCACCAATGAGGTGCCGCTTCATCTGCGTAATGCGCCTACCCAGCTAATGAAAGACGAAGGGTACGGGGCCGAGTATCATTACGCTCACGATTTCCCCGATGCATTCGTGGATGGTGAGAATTATTTTCCCGCCAGCCTGCGCGAGACCCGGCTCTACGAGCCCGTAAAGCGGGGGTTGGAGATCAAGGTGGCCGACAAGCTGGCGCGTTTGCGCCAGCGTAACGCCGACAGTGACTGGCACCGCTATCCATCGGCAGGGGGAGAGAGCGATGACTGA
- the lolA gene encoding outer membrane lipoprotein chaperone LolA, producing MRKLLMAALLAPSMVWAGATDELLSRLQKLESLKGDFEQMVLDKGGTHMQQAEGTFQVARGNRFYWSTTSPFAQLAVSDGVTVWVYDEDLEQVVIRPLSQDLGETPALLFSGKPSDVAAAFTIVEQDRNGAEVTYRLTPRGDDPLFDQLDVSFQGDLPLSMRLQDALGQKTIIDFRDLTLNKGIDAALFRFEPPEGTDIIQQ from the coding sequence ATGCGTAAGTTGTTGATGGCTGCATTATTGGCCCCCTCCATGGTGTGGGCGGGGGCCACGGACGAACTACTGTCTCGTCTGCAGAAACTGGAATCGCTAAAGGGTGACTTCGAGCAGATGGTGCTCGACAAGGGTGGCACCCACATGCAACAGGCAGAGGGCACTTTTCAGGTGGCCCGTGGCAACCGTTTCTATTGGTCCACCACCAGCCCGTTTGCCCAGTTGGCTGTGTCTGATGGTGTCACGGTTTGGGTCTACGATGAGGATTTGGAACAGGTCGTCATTCGCCCTCTGAGCCAGGATCTGGGTGAAACGCCGGCGCTGTTGTTCAGTGGCAAGCCGTCCGATGTGGCTGCCGCCTTTACCATTGTGGAACAGGACCGCAATGGGGCGGAGGTGACCTATCGCCTGACCCCGCGGGGCGACGATCCGCTGTTCGACCAACTGGATGTGAGTTTCCAGGGAGATCTGCCCCTGTCCATGCGACTGCAGGATGCCCTGGGCCAGAAAACCATTATCGATTTTCGTGACTTGACCCTCAACAAGGGGATTGATGCTGCGCTGTTCCGGTTTGAACCGCCGGAAGGGACAGACATTATCCAGCAGTAA
- a CDS encoding DNA translocase FtsK 4TM domain-containing protein, which translates to MSKTVAGQGESGFTRHLKRGLVEGMVITLIAFSAYLLLALVTFDSKDPGWTFVGNVNAVQNAAGRAGAFSADLLLSLFGFMAYLFPVLVGFWAGKVLKERHAGLPNSWPLFSLRLVGFILTMLAGTALSYMHFTVGAHLPEGAGGILGHGMGQAALDGFNPLGGTLIMVALFLIGVTIFTDLSWIALAEGLGGLVLAAVEKVPAWWRARKEKREAQKQKKEAHEKRAKVISEAKKKAETRKPVKIAEPAKPVEKSVRVQKEKQQKLFTTEVTGELPPIGLLDQVEESKGGYSEEALEGMSRLLEIKLKDFNIEAEVVAVQPGPVITRFEIQPAPGIKVSKITNLAKDLARSLAVISVRVVEVIPGKTTVGIEIPNEQREMIRFTEVVGTQMFDQSPSPLTMALGKDISGNPVMADLAKMPHLLVAGTTGSGKSVGVNAMLLSMLFKSNPEDVRLILIDPKMLELAVYDGIPHLLTPVVTDMKEAAGALRWGVGEMERRYRLMAAMGVRNISGYNRKVDDAKKKGEPLKDPLWKPEDPMNLEEEAPLAEHLPYIVIVIDEFADMMMIVGKKVEELIARIAQKARAAGIHLILATQRPSVDVITGLIKANVPSRIGFQVSSKIDSRTVLDQGGAEQLLGHGDMLYLPGGTSVPERVHGAFVSDEEVHRVCDDWRKRGEPNYLEEILDGGADLSAPMPGMESAGGGDDENDPLYDEAVAYVTQSRRASISSVQRKLKIGYNRAARMVEAMEMAGVVTEAGNNGQREVIAPPPVE; encoded by the coding sequence GTGAGCAAAACCGTAGCCGGGCAAGGAGAGTCCGGGTTTACCCGTCATCTCAAGCGCGGATTGGTAGAAGGCATGGTCATTACCCTGATCGCTTTCTCTGCATATCTGTTGCTGGCTCTGGTTACCTTTGACAGTAAGGATCCGGGTTGGACCTTCGTTGGCAACGTGAACGCCGTGCAGAATGCGGCCGGGCGCGCCGGTGCTTTCAGCGCTGACTTGCTGCTGAGCCTGTTCGGTTTCATGGCGTACCTGTTTCCGGTGCTCGTTGGCTTCTGGGCCGGCAAGGTGCTCAAGGAGCGGCATGCCGGACTGCCCAACAGCTGGCCCCTTTTCAGCCTGCGGCTGGTGGGCTTCATCCTGACCATGCTGGCAGGAACCGCGCTTTCCTATATGCATTTCACGGTTGGCGCGCATCTGCCTGAGGGGGCGGGTGGTATTCTTGGCCATGGCATGGGGCAGGCCGCACTGGACGGCTTCAACCCGCTGGGCGGTACCTTGATCATGGTGGCCCTGTTTCTGATCGGGGTGACCATTTTTACCGATCTTTCCTGGATTGCGCTGGCAGAGGGGCTGGGTGGCCTGGTCCTGGCTGCCGTCGAGAAGGTGCCGGCCTGGTGGCGGGCCAGGAAGGAAAAGCGTGAGGCGCAGAAACAGAAGAAAGAAGCGCATGAGAAGCGCGCCAAGGTCATCAGTGAAGCAAAGAAGAAAGCGGAAACCCGCAAACCGGTGAAAATCGCCGAGCCCGCCAAGCCCGTTGAAAAAAGCGTACGGGTGCAGAAGGAAAAGCAGCAGAAACTGTTCACCACGGAAGTTACCGGCGAGCTGCCACCCATCGGGTTGCTGGATCAGGTCGAAGAATCCAAGGGCGGTTATTCGGAAGAGGCCCTGGAAGGCATGTCCCGACTTCTGGAGATCAAGCTCAAGGACTTCAATATCGAGGCAGAAGTGGTGGCGGTCCAGCCCGGTCCGGTGATCACCCGTTTCGAGATCCAGCCGGCGCCCGGCATCAAGGTTTCCAAGATCACCAACCTGGCCAAGGATCTTGCCCGTTCATTGGCGGTGATCAGTGTGCGTGTGGTGGAAGTGATTCCCGGCAAGACCACAGTGGGCATCGAAATTCCCAACGAACAGCGTGAAATGATTCGCTTTACCGAAGTGGTCGGCACGCAGATGTTCGACCAGTCCCCGTCACCGCTGACCATGGCGCTGGGCAAGGATATTTCCGGTAATCCCGTGATGGCGGATCTGGCCAAGATGCCCCACCTGCTGGTTGCCGGTACTACCGGTTCCGGTAAGTCCGTGGGCGTGAACGCCATGCTGCTGTCCATGTTGTTCAAATCCAACCCGGAAGATGTGCGCCTGATCCTCATCGATCCCAAGATGCTGGAACTGGCCGTCTATGACGGCATCCCCCACCTGCTGACCCCGGTGGTTACCGACATGAAGGAAGCGGCGGGTGCATTACGCTGGGGGGTAGGGGAGATGGAGCGTCGCTACCGCCTGATGGCCGCCATGGGGGTGCGTAACATCTCTGGCTACAACCGCAAGGTAGACGATGCCAAAAAGAAGGGCGAGCCATTGAAGGACCCTCTCTGGAAACCGGAAGACCCCATGAATCTGGAGGAAGAGGCGCCCCTGGCCGAGCATCTTCCCTATATCGTTATCGTGATTGATGAATTTGCCGACATGATGATGATCGTCGGCAAGAAGGTGGAAGAGCTGATTGCCCGGATTGCCCAGAAAGCAAGGGCTGCCGGGATTCACCTGATTCTGGCAACCCAGCGTCCTTCTGTGGATGTGATCACCGGCCTGATCAAGGCTAATGTGCCGTCGCGTATCGGCTTCCAGGTATCGTCCAAGATTGATTCCCGTACGGTGCTGGATCAGGGCGGCGCAGAACAGCTGCTGGGCCATGGCGACATGCTTTATTTGCCGGGCGGCACCAGTGTTCCGGAACGAGTCCACGGCGCCTTTGTCTCAGATGAAGAGGTGCACCGGGTTTGTGACGATTGGCGCAAGCGCGGCGAGCCGAATTATCTTGAAGAGATTCTCGATGGTGGAGCCGACCTCAGTGCTCCGATGCCAGGCATGGAAAGTGCTGGCGGCGGGGACGACGAAAACGATCCGCTCTACGATGAAGCGGTGGCCTATGTGACGCAATCCCGTCGCGCCTCCATTTCATCGGTACAGCGAAAACTGAAAATCGGCTACAACCGTGCCGCCAGAATGGTGGAAGCCATGGAGATGGCGGGTGTAGTGACCGAAGCGGGGAATAACGGCCAGCGTGAGGTGATTGCGCCTCCGCCGGTGGAATAA
- the trxB gene encoding thioredoxin-disulfide reductase — protein MSDVQHHRLIILGSGPAGYTAAVYAARANLKPVVITGIQPGGQLTTTTEVDNWPGDVEGLQGPDLMVRMQQHAERFDTEMVYDHINEVDLNNRPFTLKGDSGTYTCDALIIATGASAMYLGLESEEAFMGKGVSACATCDGFFYKGQRVAVIGGGNTAVEEALYLSHIAEHVTLVHRRDSLRAEKILQDKLLAKDNISVEWDHTLEEVLGDDSGVTGMRITSTKGEGSKDVELQGVFIAIGHKPNTDIFAGQLNMKDGYIKINSGTEGNATQTSIEGVFAAGDVADHIYRQAVTSAGSGCMAALDAERYLDNLKG, from the coding sequence ATGAGCGACGTGCAGCACCACCGACTGATTATCCTTGGTTCCGGCCCAGCGGGTTATACCGCCGCCGTTTACGCAGCACGTGCCAACCTCAAACCCGTGGTCATCACTGGTATCCAGCCCGGTGGCCAGCTCACCACCACCACCGAAGTGGATAACTGGCCGGGGGACGTGGAAGGCCTGCAGGGGCCGGATCTGATGGTCCGTATGCAGCAACATGCTGAGCGTTTTGACACCGAGATGGTGTACGACCACATCAACGAGGTGGATCTCAACAACCGCCCCTTCACCCTCAAGGGCGATTCCGGCACCTATACCTGCGATGCCCTGATCATCGCCACGGGTGCCTCTGCTATGTACCTGGGTCTGGAGTCTGAGGAAGCCTTCATGGGCAAGGGCGTGTCTGCCTGTGCCACCTGTGACGGTTTCTTCTACAAGGGCCAGCGCGTGGCAGTGATTGGTGGCGGTAACACCGCTGTAGAAGAGGCTCTGTACCTCTCACACATCGCCGAACACGTCACCCTGGTGCACCGCCGCGACAGCCTCCGTGCAGAGAAGATCCTGCAGGACAAGCTCCTCGCCAAGGACAATATCTCGGTAGAGTGGGATCACACCCTGGAAGAAGTACTGGGTGATGATAGCGGCGTGACCGGCATGCGCATTACATCCACCAAAGGAGAAGGGAGCAAGGATGTCGAGTTGCAGGGTGTGTTCATTGCGATTGGCCACAAGCCCAATACCGATATCTTCGCAGGCCAGCTGAACATGAAAGATGGCTATATCAAGATCAACAGCGGTACCGAAGGCAACGCCACCCAGACAAGCATTGAGGGTGTCTTCGCTGCCGGTGATGTGGCTGATCACATCTACCGTCAGGCTGTGACCTCTGCCGGTTCCGGGTGTATGGCCGCGCTGGACGCCGAACGCTATCTCGACAACCTGAAAGGCTGA
- the infA gene encoding translation initiation factor IF-1, producing the protein MAKEEQIELEGVIVETLPNTMFRVKLDNGHVITAHISGKMRKFYIRILTGDRVKVEMSPYDLTKGRITFRMK; encoded by the coding sequence ATGGCGAAAGAAGAACAGATTGAACTTGAAGGTGTGATTGTTGAAACCCTGCCCAACACGATGTTTCGTGTGAAGCTGGATAACGGTCACGTGATCACGGCCCACATCTCCGGAAAGATGCGCAAATTCTATATCCGCATCCTCACCGGTGACCGTGTAAAGGTGGAAATGTCCCCCTACGACCTGACCAAGGGTCGAATCACTTTCCGCATGAAATAA
- the serS gene encoding serine--tRNA ligase: MLDIRALRQDGEAIKAALAKRGYELDLEAFAALDAKRKQADVRSQDLQAERKKASKQIGQLIQSGMNVDEAKAQVAETLKTLDAELDQEVANAKAIHDEITEFLMGVPNVPQDAVPEGADEEDNVEVSTWGEPKTFDFEPSDHVDVGEGLASGALDFENAAKLSGARFAVMSGGVARLHRALVDFMLDIHSSEHGYEEVYVPYLVGPEALRGTGQLPKFAEDLFKMEGERELYLIPTAEVPVTNLVANEILEAESLPRRFTCHTPCFRSEAGSHGKDTRGLIRQHQFEKVELVQMVRPQDSDEALEQLTGHAEAILQKLVLPYRKVILCGGDLGFSSTKTYDLEVWLPSQKKYREISSCSNFRDYQARRMQARWRNPETGKPELVHTLNGSGLAVGRTLVAILENYQNADGSVTVPEALRPYMRGLDTLK; encoded by the coding sequence ATGCTGGATATTCGTGCCCTGCGTCAGGATGGCGAGGCGATTAAGGCGGCATTGGCCAAACGTGGTTACGAACTGGACCTGGAGGCCTTTGCGGCGCTGGATGCCAAGCGCAAGCAGGCAGATGTCCGCTCCCAGGATCTGCAGGCTGAGCGCAAGAAGGCGTCCAAGCAGATTGGCCAGTTGATCCAGTCCGGCATGAATGTGGATGAGGCCAAGGCCCAGGTGGCGGAAACCCTGAAGACCCTTGATGCCGAGCTGGATCAGGAAGTCGCCAATGCCAAGGCTATCCATGATGAGATCACCGAATTTCTCATGGGGGTCCCTAACGTTCCCCAGGACGCGGTACCGGAAGGTGCTGACGAAGAGGATAACGTGGAAGTCAGCACCTGGGGCGAGCCCAAGACCTTCGACTTCGAACCCAGTGATCATGTGGATGTGGGTGAAGGGCTGGCCAGTGGTGCTCTGGATTTCGAGAACGCCGCCAAGCTGTCTGGCGCCCGTTTCGCAGTCATGAGCGGTGGTGTGGCTCGTCTTCATCGAGCGCTGGTGGATTTCATGCTTGATATCCATAGCAGCGAGCATGGCTATGAAGAGGTTTATGTTCCTTATCTGGTCGGACCGGAAGCCTTGCGTGGCACCGGTCAGCTTCCCAAGTTCGCGGAAGATCTGTTCAAGATGGAAGGTGAGCGCGAGCTCTACCTGATTCCCACTGCCGAAGTGCCGGTCACCAACCTGGTGGCCAACGAGATCCTGGAGGCAGAAAGCCTGCCCCGTCGCTTCACCTGCCACACCCCCTGTTTCCGTTCCGAAGCGGGTAGCCATGGCAAGGACACCCGCGGCCTGATCCGTCAGCACCAGTTCGAAAAGGTAGAGCTGGTTCAGATGGTGCGTCCGCAAGACTCCGATGAAGCGCTGGAGCAGCTCACCGGCCACGCTGAGGCCATTCTCCAGAAGCTGGTACTGCCTTACCGCAAGGTCATCCTGTGCGGCGGCGACCTGGGCTTCTCTTCCACCAAAACCTATGATCTGGAAGTGTGGTTGCCCAGCCAGAAGAAATACCGCGAAATCTCCTCCTGCTCCAATTTCCGGGACTATCAGGCGCGCCGTATGCAGGCTCGCTGGCGTAACCCGGAAACCGGCAAACCGGAATTGGTACATACCTTGAATGGGTCTGGTCTTGCAGTAGGGCGTACACTGGTAGCCATTCTTGAGAATTACCAGAATGCGGATGGCTCTGTCACAGTGCCGGAAGCATTGCGTCCTTATATGAGAGGTCTGGACACCCTGAAGTAG